The following are from one region of the Thermoflexus hugenholtzii JAD2 genome:
- a CDS encoding undecaprenyl-phosphate glucose phosphotransferase, whose translation MGDRKVPRGWKWLRIGLDLMVIQAAFVLAYFMRYRWEWFREITFDAPFSAYIPFQIAWTVLLLLTFRLDRVYPPQMGAPWLEEMYRVLNAVAKSTLVLMAVVFFSQSLFYSRLMFLEAALLVVLMLGALRLLESRVERMLRRRGLGVVRALIVGAGDLGRAVMRAALARPELGYRIIGFVDDDPEKACTDIGPFRARGTLEDLPRVLREEAVDEVIITLPLAFYDRIQEVVQHCEAHRVPVRIVPDPFQLTLSRLDVRDLDGIPLIGIREARFSPWQFRIKRAMDLILATVLLILAAPLMALIALAIRLDSPGPVIFRQVRVGKDGRLFTMYKFRTMRVGAEQEQERLRALNEASGPLFKIRNDPRVTRVGRILRRLSLDELPQLVNVLKGEMSLVGPRPPVPSEVEAYKPWQRQRLSAIPGMTGLWQISGRSDLTFDEMCLLDIYYIENWSPLLDLEIMLRTIPRVIMGEGAY comes from the coding sequence ATGGGAGATCGAAAGGTTCCGCGGGGATGGAAGTGGCTTCGGATCGGCCTGGATCTGATGGTGATCCAGGCTGCCTTCGTCCTGGCGTATTTCATGCGTTACCGGTGGGAGTGGTTCCGGGAGATCACCTTCGACGCGCCGTTCTCCGCCTATATCCCCTTCCAGATCGCCTGGACGGTCCTGCTGCTTTTAACCTTCCGCCTGGACCGGGTGTATCCGCCTCAGATGGGGGCGCCCTGGCTGGAGGAGATGTATCGCGTCCTCAACGCAGTGGCCAAGAGCACGCTGGTGCTCATGGCCGTGGTCTTTTTCTCTCAGTCTCTCTTCTACTCCCGGTTGATGTTTCTCGAGGCCGCCCTCCTGGTGGTGTTGATGCTGGGCGCCCTACGGCTCCTGGAGAGCCGGGTCGAGCGGATGCTGCGCCGGCGGGGCCTCGGGGTGGTACGCGCCCTAATCGTCGGGGCTGGGGATCTGGGGAGAGCGGTGATGCGAGCGGCCCTGGCCCGCCCGGAGTTGGGCTACCGGATCATCGGGTTTGTGGACGATGACCCGGAGAAGGCCTGCACGGACATCGGCCCCTTCCGCGCCCGGGGCACCCTGGAGGACCTGCCGCGGGTCCTGCGGGAGGAGGCGGTCGATGAGGTGATCATCACCCTCCCCCTGGCCTTCTACGATCGGATCCAGGAGGTGGTGCAACACTGCGAAGCCCATCGCGTCCCTGTGCGCATCGTCCCCGATCCCTTCCAGCTCACCCTGAGCCGCCTGGACGTGCGGGACCTGGATGGGATCCCCCTGATCGGGATCCGGGAGGCGCGTTTTTCGCCCTGGCAGTTCCGCATCAAGCGGGCCATGGATCTGATCCTGGCCACGGTCCTGCTGATCCTCGCGGCTCCCCTGATGGCCCTGATCGCCCTGGCCATCCGGCTGGATTCGCCCGGGCCGGTGATCTTCCGGCAGGTCCGGGTGGGGAAGGACGGCCGTCTGTTCACGATGTATAAGTTCCGCACCATGCGGGTGGGGGCGGAGCAGGAGCAGGAGCGCCTGCGGGCGCTGAACGAGGCCAGCGGCCCCCTCTTCAAGATCCGCAACGATCCGCGGGTGACGCGGGTGGGGCGGATCCTGCGCCGGCTGAGCCTGGACGAGCTGCCCCAGCTGGTCAATGTGCTCAAGGGGGAGATGAGCCTGGTGGGGCCGCGCCCGCCGGTTCCTTCAGAGGTAGAGGCTTACAAGCCCTGGCAGCGCCAGCGCCTGTCGGCCATCCCGGGGATGACCGGGCTGTGGCAGATCTCCGGCCGCAGCGACCTCACCTTCGACGAGATGTGCCTCCTGGACATCTACTACATTGAGAACTGGTCCCCGCTGCTGGACCTGGAGATCATGCTGCGCACCATCCCCCGCGTGATCATGGGAGAGGGGGCGTATTAG